TAGGGAAGTTTAATAAAGACGGCACCGCCAATTTTATGCCGGGACATAACCAGGTCTACACCGTCTTAGGAGTAATCATCCTCTGGGTGGGTTGGTTTGGTTTTAATGCAGGGAGTACCCTAGGCGTTGCCAATGGACTTTACGGGCATGTAGCCCTAACCACCCAACTGGCTACCGCTGCAGGAGCGGTTGCCGCCATCCTAGCTGCCTGGGCTTACTCGGGGAAAGCGGATATCCCCAGCATGTTAAACGGAGTCCTTGCCGCTCTTGTTGCCATCACTGCTGCTTGTGCTTTCGTCGAGCCGTGGGCTGCCGTACTTATCGGGGCCTTGGCGGGGATTCTCACCTACTTCAGCGCAGTTGTTTTGGAAAAGATGGGCGTAGATGATCCCATCGGCGCCTTCTCCGTTCATGGGATTGCCGGGATCTGGGGGACCTTGTCTACAGGTTTCTTTGCTTCTCCTCGCCTTGTGGAAATTACCGGAGTTGGAAAAGCAGGGTTATTCTACGGCGCCGGTTTTGAACAGCTTGGCGTTCAAGCCTTAGGTGTGGCAGGTGCCGCTCTCTATGTTGCCGTAGTTAGCTATATCATCTTCGCAATCTTAAAGGCCACCATCGGACTTCGTGTAACGGAAGAGGAGGAAATTGTAGGCCTTGATCTTTCCGAGCACGGATCCTATGGATACCCTGAACAGATTGAAGCATTGCAACAGCTTCACTCCGCCAAATCTTGACGGACTAACTTACGCCCCCCCTTCTTTTAATCATATATCTTTTTTCGCCCCGAAACCTTTCTTGACACCTCTCCTCATATTGGATAAGAGTAAAGAGAGGAATCGGGGCCTCTTTTTTACTCAAGTTTGAGGGGTGAGAGGATGGAGGAGCATCTCCTACGATGTATCGATGAAAGTCAAACGATTGAAAACTTAATCGTTTTGCGACAAAAAGGTTTGGATGATTACCGCTCTACCATCACAGACCGATGGATGAGCCATTCAGAATTTAAACAGTTAGGAGAATTCCATCGCCACCTTTATAAACGGGTCATCGAGATCACCTTACAAGAATTAGAAATAGAGGGTAAAATACCTAAAAAATTTAAGCCTTTCTCTTTTGTTTTACTTGGAAGCGGAGGCCGTGAAGAATTGACGTCGGCCAGTGATCAGGATCATATGATGATCATCCAGGGGACAGATGAAATGGATGAGGAAGAGGAATTGTTTTATGCCCATTTCACCCAACGAATTGCCGTCTCAATGGTTCAGATCGGTCTTCCCCTTTGTGAAGGGAATGTGTTAGCCACCAATCGTAAATGGCGCCTCCTCGAAGGGGAATTACGGCTCCAATTGGACGAATGGTTTTACGATCATGACTGGAAGCAAGTGAGAAATTTTATCATTCTCTATGACATGAATTCCGTTTATGGGGATGTTGAGATTGTAGATCGTATCCGTCAGTACATTTACCGCAAATTAGAACAGAGCCCCTTTTTCCTAAAGAGAATCTTTGAAAATATGAAAAAAAACGAGGTTCCGTTAACGCCGTTTGGAAAGATTATGATATCTATGTATGGACCTCATCAGGGTTCCATCTCGGTTAAACAGGGAATGTATCTTCCCCTGGTTAAATCGATTCGTCTTATCTCCATAGGAGAGCAAATCCATGCCAACTCAACGCTAAGCCGAATTCAACATCTCGTAGATCAAGGATTTTGGGATGAAAACACGGGGAATTATTGGTCATTCACCTTCCTAAAAATAATGACTTTGCGTTACGGAATGCCGATTCGGTTTGCGATGAAGGATGGTGATCATCTCCCCTATTCGCATCTCGCGGCCCGGGAACAGGGAGAAATCAAAGAGATCTTAAGAAGCTTGAAAGATTTACAGAAAGAAGCGGAAAGCTACGTTAAACATAAATTAGGCGAAAGGAGGTAATTCAGGTGAGGGTTCCTTGGACTCATCTCATCTCTACCATTAAAGAGCAAGGAATCGCCCAAAAGAAATTAGGTTTTCCTAATCTTGACGACCCTAATCACCTCGCTTATCTTCGATATCTGCTAAAAGAGAGCAGGCAAGAGCAAGATCTTGCGATTCCCCTCGATCAATTGGACGTGATCGTCTTTGATTTCGAAACGACCGGTTTCTATCCGCAAAGGGGAGATGAGATCATCTCCATCGGGGCGATACGATTTCGAGGTTTGGGTGATGAGGAAGAATTTTTTTATACACTGGTAAAACCGAATAAGGCGATTCCACCTCATATTCAAGAACTTACGGGAATAAATCAGGATGCGGTATCAACAGCTCCAACGATTAAGACGGCTATCCATGAATTTATGAAATTTGCGGGAAGTCGCGTCATGGTTGCCCATTAT
The DNA window shown above is from Thermicanus aegyptius DSM 12793 and carries:
- a CDS encoding DUF294 nucleotidyltransferase-like domain-containing protein, yielding MEEHLLRCIDESQTIENLIVLRQKGLDDYRSTITDRWMSHSEFKQLGEFHRHLYKRVIEITLQELEIEGKIPKKFKPFSFVLLGSGGREELTSASDQDHMMIIQGTDEMDEEEELFYAHFTQRIAVSMVQIGLPLCEGNVLATNRKWRLLEGELRLQLDEWFYDHDWKQVRNFIILYDMNSVYGDVEIVDRIRQYIYRKLEQSPFFLKRIFENMKKNEVPLTPFGKIMISMYGPHQGSISVKQGMYLPLVKSIRLISIGEQIHANSTLSRIQHLVDQGFWDENTGNYWSFTFLKIMTLRYGMPIRFAMKDGDHLPYSHLAAREQGEIKEILRSLKDLQKEAESYVKHKLGERR
- a CDS encoding exonuclease domain-containing protein — translated: MRVPWTHLISTIKEQGIAQKKLGFPNLDDPNHLAYLRYLLKESRQEQDLAIPLDQLDVIVFDFETTGFYPQRGDEIISIGAIRFRGLGDEEEFFYTLVKPNKAIPPHIQELTGINQDAVSTAPTIKTAIHEFMKFAGSRVMVAHYANHDKRFLDENLWRLYRLKVQNRLFDTKHIYQFLYPEWEDYTLESILSHLNREVGKRHHALSDAQMAADLWKTAMHEVSKRGARNLGDLYHLLAVAR
- a CDS encoding ammonium transporter codes for the protein MAAVAKSVDLLWVLIAAVLVIFMQAGFALLEAGSTRMKNAGHIAGKTVLAFGLATLTFWAVGFAFTFGEGNALIGLKGFFLQGVVEVFGIPIPHFFLFQFAFAAVSLAIALGGFAERAKLSIYFIFGILFTAIIYPVVGHWVWGGGWLGTMGMQDFAGSTVVHLQGGLAALIATIMLKPRLGKFNKDGTANFMPGHNQVYTVLGVIILWVGWFGFNAGSTLGVANGLYGHVALTTQLATAAGAVAAILAAWAYSGKADIPSMLNGVLAALVAITAACAFVEPWAAVLIGALAGILTYFSAVVLEKMGVDDPIGAFSVHGIAGIWGTLSTGFFASPRLVEITGVGKAGLFYGAGFEQLGVQALGVAGAALYVAVVSYIIFAILKATIGLRVTEEEEIVGLDLSEHGSYGYPEQIEALQQLHSAKS